In the genome of Clostridia bacterium, the window GCCACCTGGTTGGAGCCGGCGGCAACCTGCGAGGCCGCATCGCGAACGGCGCGCACCAGGGTGCGCAGGCCATGGGTCATGTTTCCGAAAGCGATGGCGAGAGTGTCGCGCTTGGAGCGCGGTTCGACTTCCACCGTGAGATCGCCACCGGCGATGGCTTCCGATACGGCTGCCATTTCCTTCAGATAAGCGACCATGTTGGCGAAGGTGCGCGCCAGTTCGCCGATCTCATCGGTACGATTAATATCAATGTTGTGGTCGAGGTCGCCGGAGTCGCCGATCTCACGTGCCACACCGATGAGGTGCGACAACGGATCTGTGATCGAGATAGCCGTCCTGTAGGCGATCGCGATGCCTACCCCAAGAGCGATGAGCGTTCCAAGGATCGACACCAGCGTCGTGACAAGGCCGGCCGTTTCGTCGGATTTGCGACGCTCTTCCAGTTGACGCGAGCTGTCGCGATCGACCTGATCGAGAACTTCGGTGGAGTTACGCACCCAGGTCGTGGGATCCATCTGAAGGTACGAAATCTGGAGATCCGCGACGGTAGCGTTCCCGGAATCAACTTCCTTGCGCTTCTCCATCATCTTGGCGGCGAACGATGCGTTCCAGTCGCGCTCCAGGGCCTCGAGCTTGTTGAGCGCCGCCTTCTGCTCCGCCGATAACGCGCGGTCCTGTGCAACGCGCAGATACTCGCCAAGTTTGCCGACACCCTCGCGCAATTTGTCTACTTCGCGGGTGTCGCCGCTGAGCAGGTAGTTCCCCAGCGTGAGGCGGTTTTGCATCACCTGGAAGCGCACATTCTCCGTTGCGCTGGCCAGTTCGGCCGAATGTGTGGCCGCCGCTTTCGCGGAGCGCTCGCGCTGCATGGCCGTCATGCTCACGATAAAGAGCAGGAACATGATTCCAAGAATGAGGCCGAAGTTGATGAGAAGCTTTTTGCGAATCGTCATTTTGCTATTGCCTCCGCTACCCGCCACGTCCCTCGTGCGGTCCTGCCGGCGATCGATCAAGAGAGTCGATTCGCCTTATCGTTCACGCTTAGCTTGGGGCGAAATTGAATTCCACCACGATCGTCGTTTCTTCCGACGACGGTTCGTACTTCCACCTCTTCAGGGCCTCTTCGGCAGCACCGACGAGTAGCGGATGTCCGCCAATCAGCTTCGTGGTCCTTACCTGGCCGCTGGGTGCAATCACAGCCTGGAACTTGACTGTTCCGGAGATTCTGGACCTGCGCGCCAGTTCCGGGTAGCTCGGATTGATCCTGGTCTTTACCTTTCGACCACTTTCCTGCGCCATGCCGTTTTTTGGAGTCGCGATGACAAAAGCCGAAATGAGAGCGAGTGTGGATAGGAAGCAGATTACGACGACCCTCCACTTACGCATAACTTGCACGGTCCCTCCTTACGAATACGGATACAGAGAATGCCGCGAGGATTAGTGCAAGGGGAGTGCCACCCAGAAGTGGTCAACGACTTTCGTAACATTTAGGTGAAAGCCATTGTAAGCTAAGGTATTTAGGATGGAGCAGGTAGAGGAAAGCGCGAATTGAGAGAACTGTCTCCGCAGATAGTTTGTCTCACGGCGAGTGTTGCCGGGTCAATTTCGTTTCAAGTTGAGAAATGAGACTGTTGACTGCAACTCTACCTGTGCGCCTTTTGACTTGACTCAAAATGAGAATCGGCAATACCTTCATCTTCTCTCAATCTCAAGGATGCGGCACGACCTGGCATGGATAAGTTGCAGAGTTCTGCGAAACCTGGACTTTCTTCGATCCAGGACGAACCATTTCAGCGTTTGCTGCTGGCGCTATCTGCGGCCGCGGCCGATGGCGACGACTTCGTTTCTCTCGTGCAGCTTTTCCTTCGGCTTACGCGAGAATTCTTCGCGGTGGATGGCGCATTCTGCTGGCAACGGGCCGGCGATGAGCTAATCGCGTTAATGGGCGACGGTTTGTACGCCGAGCGTTTTGCCGGATGTCGCTTAAAGATGAGCGATCGGGCCGTTGCAGTGGACGCCATCCGCTCACGCAAAACCAAGTTTGAGAACGGACTCAGGTCGCGCGCCGAAGTCAATTTTAATAACCGATTCCCTGCGGATTCGGTTCTCGCGGCCCCCTTGGCGGCTTCTGGGCAGGTGGTTGGGGCGGTCGTCTTCATCCGCGCTGCAGCTGGTAAACCGTTCGACGAGGACTCGGCGGAGAAAGCAACGATCCTGGCGTCGCAGTTGGGGCTTTTCATCGAAGCCTCGCGACTGACTCGCGCCTCGCGCGAAGAGCGACGGCGGGCAGAAGTCCTCGTGCAGTGCGCTCAATCCTTGCACTCCGTGCTGGATGCCGAGGCAATTCGCGCTGAACTGACGCAGAAAGTGTGCGAACTGCTGCGGGCGCGCCTTGTAGTGCTTCTAGCCAGAGAGGGCGAAGCGCTCGTATTGCGTTCTGTTGTTGCGGAAGACGCGACGCTGGCGGAAGCAGTCCGTGCACAACACGCCAAGGGCGGCTGCAAATTCGCAGAGTCGCTGGCGGAGATGGCCACAGGGAGCGAACAACCGCTGATTGTCTCTCTTGCCGACGCCAATCTGAGTGATGTACCGGAGCCGCTTGCGACGGGCCAAATGCTGATCGCACAGCTTCGCGGCGCCAATAGCGAGTGTGCTCTGTTGGTGTACTGCGGTCCTGAGCATGTATTTGATGTGCAGGAACTGTCGTTGGTGCGGGCCATCGCGGGCTTTGGCGTGATGGCGCTGAACAACGCGGAACTGTTTGCGAAGACGCATGAGCAGGCGCGCGAGGTGCAACAACTCCTCGATATCTCGTCGGAGTTGGGTAGCATCGG includes:
- a CDS encoding energy transducer TonB, whose product is MRKWRVVVICFLSTLALISAFVIATPKNGMAQESGRKVKTRINPSYPELARRSRISGTVKFQAVIAPSGQVRTTKLIGGHPLLVGAAEEALKRWKYEPSSEETTIVVEFNFAPS